The genomic window CACCTGCCGTAGTTTAGTCAATTGTTTTTTTACGTAAAATGCCACttcataataaaagaaaatgacgCGCATACAGTATAGGAACTTCAAACAACGTGAGCCAATTCAGATGATTGTTCCATAAATTCCTCTCCAATGTCGCAACGCAACTGAATAACCGAACAAAGATCCAATCCGATGCCGACAACAGTACCCTTGCCCTAAACCAAGTGGCAAGATGGGAGCCTTTCCTGTTACATAAATAGCCACTATCAGCCACGTTGTCCATTGCAAAGCCACGTTTCACCACCACTGCTTTTTTCTTCCTTCCTTTTCCTATAAAAACCTTAAAATCTTTAATGTAGGATCTTCAAGCTTCTTAATCTTGTTTTTGTTACCGTTTTtagatattttctttttcaagaaaAGAAAACCAATACGCTTGTAGAGGTAAAGATGATGGAGAAGAAGAAAGTGGTGGGAATGCTGGTAATTGTATTGCTGTCAATGGTAGGGGTTTGCTGGGCCTGGGGATGGCAAGAGATGACAAAGGAAACTGTGAAGGACTCCTTGTCTGATTCGGGACTTGACAACTTCCTCGTGTAATGATCAAACAATTACTTATATCATACtgccttcttcttttttaaaataaagattcACATATAATTGGAAATGCCATtttaaaaattggaaaattttcgTGGGCGTTGTTGGTTAGGTTGAGACTTGAGactctctttccttttttttccttctaattGTTTTCATGGATAAGCTAGTAGTTCAATGATCTACTTGATAGTAATTAGGGTCCACAATTTcctcttttttcttaatttaccTACTTTCCGGGTTATATACAAGAGATGTATCTCTCTCCAATGTATCTGGTTGTGAAATTCTTAAACAATGAAGGAGAGTGCATGATTCAGTTGACTATATTATGAATAAATTAGATACAAAAAATGTTCCATTATTAGGATTGATTAGGCCGGTTACATGGATCCGTTTGGCTTATAAATTGTGTTGACAGACATATGTGGTTAAAAACTTCTTGTGCGTCTTACAATGGTAATGACTCTGCCAGGGTCATGGGACAGAAATTTGAGAATGCAAGAGAGGCGGCTAAAGATATGATGGATAAAGGTGGAGATGGTGCCTCAATGTCTGCCTCTGGTAATTCATCTTATGCCTTTcctattaatgttattattatgtcTTTTCGGAAGCATCAAACTATGCTGCCAAAATATCCAGAGAGGAAGTAAACGCAGCTAACCAGATGCTTAGTATGGCTATGGATGTAGATTCGAATCAGGTTGATAATGGTCGAGAGACAATGGCATATGGGGAAGACAATGCCTACGACGAAGCTCGGCATGAAGCTCATCATGCAGAAGAAAAAGTTGCAGATGATGAAGCCCATCATGCGAAAGATGAAATTGCAGATGCGAAGGAGCATGGAACAGATAAAGCAGCAGATACAATCGACGTAGCCAAAGAACCATTGGCAGAAGCCAATCAAAATGCTAGAGATAAAGCGATCGATGCCTATAAAAAAGGCAGCCAAGAAACTAAGGAAGCAGTAAATCATGGATCATCTGCAGATAGGATCTTCAGTGAAGATGCTATGGCTAAGTTTGAGGCCTGGAAAGAGAAGGCTTACCATGTTATAAGTAATTATGTAGCTTGGACCATGATTAAGGTTGTACTATCGCACGGAAAAGATGAAGCGAAGGCTTGCGATCTTGTAAGTGATGATGTAGCTAGGATTATTGATAAGGCTGCAGCCCATGCCTATAATGAAATAGGAGGATATACATATGCATCTGGTGATAAGATCGTGAGTGAAGATCTTATGGCTAAGTTTGGTGATAAGATCATGGGTGAAGATGTTATGGCTAAGTTTGAGGCTTTGACAGAGAAGGCTTCCCATATTATAGCTGATGGTGTAGCTAGGATCCTTAAAGGTAAGGCTGCAGAATCAATCTCGCGTGGAAGAAATGAAGTTTCCCATGTCTATAATGAAGTAGAAGAAACATATGTATCTGGTGATAAGATCACGAGTGAAGATGTTATAGCTAAGTTTGAGGCTTTGACAGAGACGGTGTGCCATGTTATAGCTAATGATGTAGCTAGGATTATTAAAGATAAGGCTGCAGAATTAATCTCGCATGGAGATGAAGTTTCGCATGCCACATATGCATCTGGTGATAAGATCATGAGCGAAGAACTTAAACCTAACTTTAAGGCCTGGGAAAAGAAGGCTGCCAATGCTATAGGTGATGATGTAGCAATTAAACATAAGGCTGCAGAATCAACCTCGCACGGAAGAAATGAAGTTTCCGATGCCTATAATGAAGCAATCAATAAGGTAGGAGGAACATATGTATCTGCTGATAAGATCATGAGCAAGGATGTTATGGATAAGTTTGAGGCTGCCATGGAGCAGGCTTCCCATGCTTTAGGTGGTGCTGTAGGGGTGATTGAAGGTGAGGAAGCAGAATCAATGTCACATGGAAGAGAAGAAGATTCAAATGCTTATGATGAAGCTAAGAATGAGTTGGGAGAAACATATGCAGCGGCAGATAAGATCTTGGGTATGGATGCTATGGCTAAGTATGAGGCTGCGAAAGAGAAGGCTTCCCAGGCTATGGGTGATGTTGGAGCTAAGATGAGAGCGAATATTGCTGAGGTGTGAGTTAAAATCTGAACTTATTTACTAGCTTTTGAGTTAAAGCTATTTGATGTTATTGTAAATTGTTGAGTTATTTGCTTTTAGTTTGAGACTTCGCATAGTGGTTTACTTCATATAGCAATTTCTGTTGCAACATCAAATAGTAATATTTAGCAATATTTTTGTATGTTCTTTTTGTGATAGACttagttgatttttttattgttctttaactaattttttaataGTAGTAATTTATCttttaagaaagaaaattaaatataatgttGATGAGACAAATTTagagaatttatttaattttattattaaataaaataaaaaatagtgaaaCTTGAGACTTTAGACACACCTAAACATCTTAAAACCCTGCGCTAAAGATTTTACATCTGAAAGTATTAATATTTTTCGAATGTTTTATTACGACTgtcttttatattatattatcttttataacaactaaatataattttttaataaataaaatcattaaatatcaaattagaattatataaattaaCTTTAATATTAATACAAACACCTCtagatataataaaattaattttaaatttctttaattaaatttgcaCATTCAAACTTATTTTTAAGGGTTAAAGATTCTATAaatgataaatcttaaaattatacatgaactatgatttaatatgaaattgcatatatgaattttgatatgatccaattcttgtaaattattaacacaattagtgatataacatcattttatgtttatatattgtatacataaataattatatttatttaatataaaaataaattgatgatttatttctttaaatatatatgattagatcaaaattaaagtttcacgTATACATTTGAACTACAATTAGAGTCTCACATGTACAATTGcaccaaaattaaagtttatgtataccacattaaattaaagtttatatgtaattttgaaatttatccctttaaattttgtataaaagTTTTTTAGAACCCCTAATCTTTTAAAATGTTTCTAAGgcttatttttaagttttctcaTATTTTTCGTCTGACGTGCGAACGTCTAGAATGGAAATATTGCAACAAATAAATATAAGATTAAATAATGGTGTTCGCAAGTATACAAGTCAAATTGTGATATAATAAAGAATGGTACAACGAAACACTCCGAGAAACATTCTGAGAATCGTACCgaagggaggttgaattaaacttaaattaactTTCAACATTAACAGGGTTTAacaatactaatttaaaattatattacgaaaaatcaaattgaaatggattaattaaattaacctaaaattatctaaaataaaaacaatcaatTAACAATCGAAATTAAATCCAATAAAACATGCAAAAGATCAACTCACTTCAGTGTTCCTAATTAATTTTAGCACTCGGGTTTTATCgagttagctattaattaaccATTTATTACTTATCGGCCTCACTTTCTTGACCGAGATAACTTATAGTTTTCTCGGTAAACTTATCTCTCAATCTCgtttatcctaaattacttcctaAGAGTGTCACTTCCTAGGGTTTAGTCGcacataatttaagccaactAACTTGGATTTGAACCCTAATTCATCCGTTAATTAGCCACACATTCGTTTGTTAATCTATCTAAGGAAACTAGCTACTCATGGATCTAAATACAATAATTCataaactcatatttaacatacaaaacaatgaattaaataaaagaagggaataagaaaataaatccaTTTCGGTATCAAATTGTGCGTGGGAGCGAGAGTTTCTTTAACAGTTGCatataaaccctaaaatttaactaaccattcaaataacttaaacatttaaacttatgcatataaacccttttattaatattttacaatttcaccctaaacttttactcttTATACAATTTTTTCCCTAAAGCTGAAACTTATATATTTTTCACAATTAGCCTAAAACCCTCTATGTCAAATTTATTATGGTCCTTCTACAGCCCCTAAACAACTgcattttataaaaattccatgctaatttcaatattataacaATTCCTTCCCTAAGttcaaaactaactaaaattatttataaaataatcctATATATGACCATCAAACTCATGAATCTATCAACTAACTTCAAAAACACTTAAAGCCATTAATGGTAAGTCtctaaacttttaataattttataaaataatctctaaattaactagattaagctacaacgatattaaaaatataaaaatcaataaaaacgggCTTCAAACACCTACCATGCAAGAATATTTAAAGCTTGGTTAATTCTCCCCTAAGGATTCAATGGTGTTTCGATTTTGGCTAAGTGAAAAGGAAGAAGATGACAATTCCATCATCTTTtgtttatgttatatttttttattaaattattaaattacccttaattaaacttataacatGACAAAAATGCTAACCCATAACCATCCACCATAATAATTAAGGTATAACTTACTAATAAGACCATTCAATCATGCTTCTTTAGTCATTCAACACATTTTAATGGCCAATAGCGATCGACTTTTTCAACtcttataatttaatcttttttacttaGTTAACtattcaaaaatcaaaattactAAATCAAACTTTAATGTGACACTCTAATggaattgtaaatattaaataattaatatttaccgACTCACTGATCAGAATTGtagtcccaaaatcactgtttcgataccactgaaaaacggATTGTTACAACTTTAATAGTGTTAGaataatcaatttaaaaaacAATGTTTTTAAGCATGGTGgaagtttagttttttttttaaattgagtcattgtgatatttatagcaaaaaaaaatattaaccaaAATTGTACATGTGCTTTGTACGAGGTAGTTAAATTTATCCCGACTTTTTACCAAACGACATTCTCCACTATTCTCGAACCACAAGCTGCTTTGAATGTGAGCTTAAAGTATCATGAACCAATCGCAAAAGAATGAaaattgttattaactttcagtAAGAAAGTTAATTCTCTCTATGactaaaattatgcatttttttcaaaaaaaaagagaatttattctgTAAAATAAATTAccatgatttttgaaaaaatagcaACGTAAATAATGTGCGTAAATAGTTCAATACATAGTTCTTATTTATAGAAAATCTATACAAAACTTCTGCtgaaatatgatataattaaataatattttaataaaaatacaactATTATAAGTAGGAGTATAAAAGGGTGACAGCACACCCTATAAGATACTAGGGGTTGCATGTATCGGGTTCAGAAAATGAAAATCAATGTTTGTTTATCTTTAGAAAAGGTAAGgaaattagtaaaaatatataagcaaaagataaaaacaagttaatttgcattttaaattataatttaataaagcAAAACATAAGCCAATATAAGAATTTATGGTTTCAAAAAGTTAACTTAAAGGTAAGAGAAGGCTTATATTGGAATAAGAAACCATTAGAAACATAaggggttttttactaaattattataaaaaaataaaaaataattaaaatattataacttttttttatttaccaaaatattataatttttttatttaccaaaatataccaaaaaataaaaatagaaaaaaaaacttgcacCGATTTGACAACACCCTGGTCGTGCCAAGGtgttggcggcaccaaaggtgccaaagtGATTGGCGGGACCAATGTTATAATAGAGCCGATCGGTTGTTGGGGGGGagaaggagagggaaagaaagaaagaaagaaaggaaggaaggagaggaaagaaagaaaaagaaggaaaggagAATGGGAAaatgttaggatcgtcccgaataagcaacgaacaagtaaaaatagtagaagaaattgagaagatgaacacacaaatttaacgtggaaaaacccctcaaaagaggataaaaaccacgggcaaagataattttactataatggcaaaagaataaagagtacaaaagatggagataaaaactaaaccccaaaaaacccgaaaaacaaagaaccctcaaacgtaaacacaaaattctctgaatgtgttatgagttctaatctaatgggtgtctctttttttctaagattgtaaaggagcctatttataggctaaattagtaagtcaaataaactatactaataaatgctaaatatattatactaataaatactaaatcttctagaaagaaaatatatttttgtttaacttgacttgcaagcaatctcttagaatttgggtcacacaattctaacaatctccaccttgacacaaattctttcaatgccatctttgccaaaacccgccacgggcctatcttgaactatgcagggaattaactgagtcgaatctatgcttagaagctggaagacttctagccttcgacttgtgcactgccaaatcaaaactaacccgggtctgattttcacgaatacagtgccctaacttttcaaaacctgcatccaaaagagaacctctcttcaaatgagttgactttgactccgtaacggacgagggacgtccgatttcaccggtcactgtagaaccttccagaatataaagactgccggttcttttaccttttaacaaaacgagagctccacgagatactttaatgtcgctcgactcgatgttgattctgcatcctttcaagtctaaaatactcaaggagatgagattctttcgtaaatcaggtacatacctgacatctgagagtgtcctaatcgtcccatcgtgtatcctaattttaacagtaccaataccgattattttactagatgaatcgtttcccatgtgcacaactccaccttcaactgaactgtatgtggagaaccattctctattgggacacatgtggaaagaacatcctgaatctaggatccactcagacgtaagcttggagttatcgctcgttgacactaacaagaaatcatcaccgccttcatcgaccaaattagcaccagctacatcttcctcgttactctcagcagctcttttatttcgtagtttataacaatctgctttgacgtgacctaactttttgcaatagcgacaccttttgtctcgtttctttgatgctaccaaaacggaagcttgcctatctgctttgctattcaaatcaaactcattgtcgagtttgtctctactcaacaaatgacccttcacatcttcgaacgagagtttgtctctgccataaatcagggtctccttgaaagacttgtatgaagagggtaaagagcacaataatagcatagcttgatcttcatcgtcaatataaacctcaacgttctttaaatcatttaaaagagtaatgaattgactgatgtgatctttaagaagctcaccttcgttcatgcgaaacgtaaatagacgttgtttcaacactaaacggttagctagagacttagtcgcataaagagtttctaaccttttccacaaggcgaatgaggtcttctccatcaatacctcctgcaatactgtacttgcgaggcacaactggattgcagacaaggccttttcatcaagctcttcccattctgtttgatttagattctcaggctttttacctgtaacaacctttttcaagccattttgaactagaattgccatcatccgaacttgccacagattgaaatttgtctcaccatcgaacttctcaatttcaaaccttgttgctgtcatctctgaccgggctgatctatgaaagttaaactagctctgataccacttgttaggatcgtcccgaataagcaacgaacaagtaaaaatagtagaagaaattgagaagatgaacacacaaatttaacgtggaaaaacccctcaaaagaggataaaaaccacgggcaaagataattttactataatggcaaaagaatgaagagtacaaaagatggagataaaaactaaaccccaaaaacccgaaaaacaaagaaccctcaaacgtaaacacaaaattctctgaatgtgttatgagttctaatctaatgggtgtctctttttttctaagattgtaaaggagcctatttataggctaaattagtaagtcaaataaactatactaataaatgctaaatatattatactaataaatactaaatcttctagaaagaaaatatatttttgtttaacttgacttgcaagcaatctcttagaatttgggtcacacaattctaacagaaaaaaaaagaagaagaggaaaggagaagaaaaaagaaagaaaaagaaggaaagaaaaggaaaggagaagagaaaaaagaagaagaagaagagggaaggaaggaaaaaaagaaaaaaaaaggtaatttttattataaatttaatttttttgtaatatttgtgtgttAAAAATTTATGCTATGTAATGTACATTAtacgtattttattattttatttagcatatatattttatgaaatatatttagaatgaaaaaattcatggtatatacattttataaaattttcttaggATGTTGAAATTAGTTGTTTtaggaaaatagcattaaaagtaaaatgataaagaaatatgtttaagaaaacataaaatatgaaaagaaaaaacgGAAATTGTATATTCactgaaaataataaaatgcgaaaaaattgtatatgtaataaatttcaaacataatgcattgaaataatttaaaattataaaattaaaaattacgatattttttaaaataataaaatacggataaaaaaatacgaacaaatagCCAAAGTAAGAgtgtattagtaaattttttaaaaattcaaaaataatgaatacaaataattgaaacaaaatgtactgaaataatataaaataataaaatacgaaaataatatatttttattgaaagtaataaaaatcagaaaaataatacgagcaaaggaCAATGAAAAGggttttttttgaattttttaccaaaatattacaaaaaaaataaaaaaaataccaaaatattataaacttttttttatttgccaaaataatagtaaaaaaaagagTATGATAGAGGGGAATAAAAAGGCGGCACCAATGGAGAGGAATAAAAAGGCGGCACCAATATGTAACTAATTTCCTTTTAAttcctccttatttattattttttattccccttcaacccactaaattaataaatattaaacagtgaaataatgtaaaattataaaaggcTCCATTCTCCTTACTTTTTAGAATgactttttcaataaaaaatcctTTTCTAAAAGGAATGAAGAAGGGTCTCCATTCCTGAAAAGATTTCACCGATTAGAAAGTCCTTTCCTCCAAatggaaaagttaaaaatttcacTATTTCTTTAGCCAAAGGTGCTTTTGCTGATAATTTCCATTTTTAACCTGTCTTCTCCCCAAAAAAAAGTTCTTTCCTCTGATTCTTTGCCTGAGATATCAAGTTCTTTGTCCGAAAAAACGTTCTTTCCGCTGGAAAATTTCGAATCATGATTCCGGTGAACGCTCTCCCACTCCCGCGACGGGGCGCTGTCAATCAGCTGTGCTTCAGGGTCGAAGGAAGCACATGGAAGATTTCACTGTCTGCATGCTCGATCTCCACATTCCCTTCCCGAGTATCTCTctttcttcatatcttttttttGTGCGGCTTCGTGGTTTTATTAGAATGCGTTCATAGGGGAATTAGTCTTACgattaatattttcttttgtaaaaaGGATAAATTGATGTTGCAATTTAATGACAGTTTTTATGCTATGGATTGAGAATGAGATTCTAGGGTTTTTCATTGAATGAATTTGCTTTTGGTTGTTTTATTAACAAACTTTATCGCttcgtttaagaaaaaaaaaagccttcTTTTAAGATTGAATTTATGAAGTTTTGTTGGTTAATTAATTGCTTAGCTCTTTTCTATTGACTGTAACCAATGTAGCAATGATATTAACGTAACCAAAGAAGGTTGAGTTATACAAGTGGAGAGATATTATGCTAAACCGAACTACTAACTTCAATAGTTTACTTCTTAGTGTTCTTATAGAGGCAATTTTGTTTGAAAAGGATCTTTCTAAACAATGTAAGATTTggtatttttacttattttgtgaTGGTTGAAGAAGTTTGTGCGTATCACTGATTTAATAACTTTGTCTAACGTCTcatgctatgttttatttttaatatataaatttctgATACATTGGAGCAGGCAAAATTGGGGTTAAGGAAGTTTCAGTCGGAGTTGTTGCAGTTTTTGATGGTCATAATGGTGCTGAAGCTAGTGAGATGGCTTCAAAACTTTTACTGGAGTATTTTGCTCTACATACATATTTCCTTTTGATGCAACTTTTTCCTTTGTATTGAAGAAGCAGTCAAGTAGGTTGCCAAATGTAGGAGAAGGGGATATTGTTTTCCAAGTGCTTAATTGGGACAAAGAGATTGGAAAGCATGGCTTGAACTTTGAAAGGTGATATCATGTGTAACTCAGACCATATTTATGTTTGAGTTCCTTGTTTTAGAAAATGGATATAGCTGTTGCTTGCTGTTGACGACTCTTAACCCAAAGTATTAATGCTTGCTCAGATTTAAGTTTTCAGTCCCAGAAAATCTTGATGATTCTTTTCACTTGGGTATATTGAAGGAAGCTTAGTTAAGGGCAATCCATGACATAGATACAACATTTTCTAAGGTATCGTCAATTAGTCTtctctttccttagtcagaactATGTGCATTAAACTTTCTTTGTATTGATGTGATTTTAATCTGTGAAGGAAGCATCTAGAAATAACCTTGCTTCGGGTTCAACAGCTACAATTATACTGATAGCAGATGGTCAAATTTTAGTTGCTAATATTGGAGATTCCAAAGCCATTCTGTGTTCCGAAAAATTCCATTCTCCTTCTGAGGCTAGAGGTCAGATGAATATTTGGTTGCCATTTGAATTGACCTAAAATTTTCCTAGACTCAAATATTTCCACAgcctaattaaaatattttttctccaCCTCCTTCCCTTAGAAAGTGTTTTTCATTGAGTTTTATCTGCCGAATTACATCATGGCATGTCAGAGTATGACAGttagatatatatattcaacATATATAATGTCAGAGTATTGCAATATATAATGTTGGCCTCGGACactatagaaaaagaaagaaaagttaaaaCTATCTTAAACATTTCCTTCTTAATCTTTATTCTGCTTCAGCTTCTgaacttaatattttaattgagttttttaaTTTACTTG from Gossypium hirsutum isolate 1008001.06 chromosome D12, Gossypium_hirsutum_v2.1, whole genome shotgun sequence includes these protein-coding regions:
- the LOC107945752 gene encoding uncharacterized protein isoform X1, which codes for MIPVNALPLPRRGAVNQLCFRVEGSTWKISLSACSISTFPSRAKLGLRKFQSELLQFLMVIMVLKLKQSSRLPNVGEGDIVFQVLNWDKEIGKHGLNFERFKFSVPENLDDSFHLGILKEA
- the LOC107945753 gene encoding uncharacterized protein isoform X1, yielding MMEKKKVVGMLVIVLLSMVGVCWAWGWQEMTKETVKDSLSDSGLDNFLVVMGQKFENAREAAKDMMDKGGDGASMSASDSNQVDNGRETMAYGEDNAYDEARHEAHHAEEKVADDEAHHAKDEIADAKEHGTDKAADTIDVAKEPLAEANQNARDKAIDAYKKGSQETKEAVNHGSSADRIFSEDAMAKFEAWKEKAYHVISNYVAWTMIKVVLSHGKDEAKACDLVSDDVARIIDKAAAHAYNEIGGYTYASGDKIVSEDLMAKFGDKIMGEDVMAKFEALTEKASHIIADGVARILKGKAAESISRGRNEVSHVYNEVEETYVSGDKITSEDVIAKFEALTETVCHVIANDVARIIKDKAAELISHGDEVSHATYASGDKIMSEELKPNFKAWEKKAANAIGDDVAIKHKAAESTSHGRNEVSDAYNEAINKVGGTYVSADKIMSKDVMDKFEAAMEQASHALGGAVGVIEGEEAESMSHGREEDSNAYDEAKNELGETYAAADKILGMDAMAKYEAAKEKASQAMGDVGAKMRANIAEV
- the LOC107945753 gene encoding uncharacterized protein isoform X2, with protein sequence MAMDVDSNQVDNGRETMAYGEDNAYDEARHEAHHAEEKVADDEAHHAKDEIADAKEHGTDKAADTIDVAKEPLAEANQNARDKAIDAYKKGSQETKEAVNHGSSADRIFSEDAMAKFEAWKEKAYHVISNYVAWTMIKVVLSHGKDEAKACDLVSDDVARIIDKAAAHAYNEIGGYTYASGDKIVSEDLMAKFGDKIMGEDVMAKFEALTEKASHIIADGVARILKGKAAESISRGRNEVSHVYNEVEETYVSGDKITSEDVIAKFEALTETVCHVIANDVARIIKDKAAELISHGDEVSHATYASGDKIMSEELKPNFKAWEKKAANAIGDDVAIKHKAAESTSHGRNEVSDAYNEAINKVGGTYVSADKIMSKDVMDKFEAAMEQASHALGGAVGVIEGEEAESMSHGREEDSNAYDEAKNELGETYAAADKILGMDAMAKYEAAKEKASQAMGDVGAKMRANIAEV
- the LOC107945752 gene encoding uncharacterized protein isoform X2 produces the protein MIPVNALPLPRRGAVNQLCFRVEGSTWKISLSACSISTFPSRAKLGLRKFQSELLQFLMVIMVLKLKQSSRLPNVGEGDIVFQVLNWDKEIGKHGLNFERFPS